The DNA sequence ATTTCTCTTTGATATTGATCGTGTATGGTGAAAGAAACATGTCAAGATGAATCCAAATCCACATCAAATACGTCTTATCTTATAAACATTTCACTTCCACaatttttaatcttaaaatatgCATAAGCCGTCTTCTTTACAAACACTTCACTTCCATAAAAAAAGGTCAACTCTTAAAAACTCTCTGTCTACagaaataattgaaacatttattaaaatattaaagcaACATCATCcctcaaaacaaataaataaaccaaCGTCGTTAGTGTTTTTAACACGCCTATTTGAAGTCAAACtattgaaatgaaatagaTGGTCAATCAAGACGTTCGAGTCCGAGTATGAACAGGATTTACACGTGCCTATTACCTCttttaaaaacttcaaataaaatgaaatacttcGCCGATCtaatgattaataatttttcaaatttcaacataaaactaatgaaatagtagaacgagaaaaaaaattgaaatattgttactTGAAAGGTAAATACATAatggagaaagagaaagagaaagagagataaaaaatgataatcaatattagtagtactagtgtagttttttaattattcacaATAGTCAATATTTTTAACGTATAAAACCGAATTTACACTTTTAATTACACGTCAAGTAGAAATATGATTTCGACGTGTTGATTTAACCTtctaaaaatcattttaccAATAAATGTCAATGGCAACGATTGAGTCCGAGGTGGAGTATAGGATTTCTCAATagtaaaataatcattaaaaagaataaagtataattaaagaaaaataagaaattccGCTTCATTTCCTCTTATATAAAGAGCAGCATCATTTGTTTCAAGACAGcccacaacaaaaaaatttctccatctcttaaACCTGCACTCAAATTCTCTGGCTGCAGTGTTTAATCCAAGAGAGAAGATAAAGattcctctttttcttcttcttctatgGAGACTCTGAAACTTCAAATTGGGTTCAGATTTCACCCCACCGATGAAGAGCTATTGCTTCACTACTTAAAGCGGAAGGTTTTGTCTCTGCCATTGCTCGCCAACGTCATTCCTGAACTGGAAGCCTTCCAATTCAATCCATCGGATTTGCCTGGTTAGTTCTTGTTTTTCTCTCTGCTGATTTGCAAGAATGGTGGTTGTGAGAAATCTGTATTCTTGTGGGAGAATATTGTTTGCTGGGCTTCTTCAAAATGATATCTTTCTTGATCCCTTTTCCGATTTGGggagaaatttcaaaaataaaggtttaatttgatttggtgAAGGTGATTTGAAGGAGAAGAGATATTTCTTCTGCAAGAGAAAGAGGAATTTGGTGAATAAATGCGGCTACTGGAAATCAAGCGGCAAAGACAAGCAAGTTGTGGCTTCAGGGAGCAATAATGTGATTGGAATCAAGAAATCGTTTGTTTTCTATCAGGATAGGAAGATGAAGACTAAATGGATTATGCAAGAATTCTCTCTTGTGGGCTTTCTCAAGACACCATTCTTGAATCAGGTAATAGTTCATACAAgcattttatttgtgaaatttattttcctGTCTGAATTGGGCTTCAGATTTAGTACTACTTGTGTTATGCAGAGGCTACTGATGCAAGTGGGAGATTGGGTTGTTTGCCGTTTGTACCAAAGGAAGAGGAAAGCAAGAAGTCATGGGGCAACAGCTTATAATAGCAAGGGGGCTTCGGTTGCTCAAACGCCGTCGTTTTTGCCGATGTCGCTGTCGTGTTCAAGTGGGATAACGGACGTCTCTTCTAGTGATTTAGATCAGGAAGCAAGTAGTCGTTTTTTGTGAGAGATTTGCCTGATTCTGAAAGGGCCTAATGAAAGTGTAGTCTCATTTTGTTGTGCAATTTGGCAATCAGAAAAAAGGCTTAAATTGGAACAATTCCtatttcaaaagtttcatttttataagaaGTTCAATAAGCTAAGtcagaaaaaaaagagtagaTAATTAATGAGATAATAAGTAATAAGAGTAGTAATAATCATTGAGGTTGAGCTATAATCATATTTCAACTCTTACATCGGAGCAATTCTTTAAACCCTAGGTGATGTTCGattttcaagataaaataatactaagatACAATTTTAGATTgatttgtgagattattttagttataggggTTGGTTAGCTATgattaattatctcatgattatccatATAGGATTGAGTTATGgggttgaatctcatgaaccaaacacactactaATTTAGTTcaagatacaatcttgcaaaccgaacaccccgGCCCTTTGTGCATGCGAtggtattttttaaaacacgtttttatacatgtattttgtaggtggcgttcggttgccatgacttagtatcatgagactatccatctaagattaagttgtgagattattttaattggagagagaaggccatgactaattatcatgagactattcatctaggattaagttgtatGGCTTAATCTTATGAagcaaacatgatacatatttaatcatgagatttaattttgGCAACCAAACACCTCCTTAGAGTATAAGAATAGTAGTGTGATAAAGAAGATAATTGGGATTTGTTTAGATAAAAATCTTGGAGGATTTGGTGCGAGTGTAGAGATTggaataaaaattgtgtttcATCTTTAGGATCTATGCCGATtccaaatatcaataattatttctaaatttctttttgaaaaataagtttttattATTCGATGTGTTACACAATACTCCATTGAATTTGatacaattcaaaatatgatgGTTGAATAGCAAGGAGGGCACATGGACTATATTCCAAAATGCCAAGATTTTTGTATAGACCTTTTTCCCCCTTAGAAAAGCAACCATAAGTTTTGATCAAAACAATCATTTATCACATAAAGTGGCACCAATTATTATCGCCAGAATCTGACgcttatttcatttaaaaaggCAAATTGATTTTTGGGGAGCAAAAAGAAAGAAACTAAGTAGAAAAAGTAGAGGCATCCAAAGAAATGAGTTTGTATCCCAATCTAATTTGGGTGAAATTTATGGGTGCAAAGTTTGTTCATTTACTTGATATGATTGTGCAAAAATAGATTACTATAAACTTAGTTATGGTAATTGTATCCTATTATCTTCAAAAGTGTTTAACATAACTACATATGGAATGCGGCTATATTGATCCTCAAATTAGATTATATGCCGcataaaaacatatttcacCCAACATAGTAGTCCTAGCTAACTAGTGGGCAGTGGTCACTAAATTTCCacattaaagaaaaattaataatcaaagaTTAATAGAAATTACTGTGAGACATTAAGTagtcttaaatttttttaacattttcagaatttattaattgatatataaCGTTTTAACCATCAATTTTAGTTTCTATCTATGTGGTCGTATGATCATCTGAATTTgacacaaaatattaaaatgatactacttTAATCAGAATTTGGCGAGAGCACATGTTCCGCGTCACATTCAAACAATATGAAGATGTATcgatattaatatattaaaatattagccTCGTTACGATTTAAAAGGATATTGTAACATTGTGTAttggtttttaaaattagaagaaaaaaaacataatattcctaaataaattttaaatgtcgTGATATTTGAAGTGTGCTcgcataattaaataacatcCCATATTATATGATACCATAAAGATAagacaagaaaatatatatttttaaaaattggtgGTGGTTCTTGGCATCTGTCACATGTAGTTGATTCAATGcatatattattcaattggCATCTTCAACTAGACGAAGGAAAGAACATAAATCGGCATTAATCCCCATCTAATAcactagtactactactatactcCTTATAAAGAATCACTTATTAatactttcttctttttcccaTTTCTATATTTCCTTAAATTCAAGGCCCGTCTTTTTGGAATTTATTGATTCGTATCCAAAAAATCAGAACCAAATGCtcttaatttaaatcaaatggGGTTGCAAAGTGAACTGAAGTCCTTCACGTCAaacaataaaactaaatatattaatttatttgtttaaatattcttggAAATGGGTTTCATGTTGCAGGGTTCGATGAACAAGACAGGTTGGTCTGGGAGAAATTTTAAGGCTTAGGATAATGTTAAAACATGTCAAAGATTCTTTGTGTCAACCAATTGATTCACGCTAGCtctatttatatgtttatgtttaataCTCTACTATAtaagtactaatattatagtaccaaagtactatattaaatctgataattatcatttttagttattgaagtaaaaatattaCGACAAtctagaaaattaaataaagcatAGACTAAAATCACTAAATTAGTGTTGGCGGTGTTTGTATGCTCATAAACGATGAGTGATATATTGGTTAATTGTTGCAACATTTATGAAAGTGAATTTGCATTTTCCTTCTATAAACTCgaaaaactacaaaaaaaaaacataaagagTAACACTACTTAATTTCAACATTGTGAGAAATTTAACAAAAGATTTTTGTTGCCTTGTGTCCTGCGCCGCTAAGTCCAAATTCGAGTTTTGGAGATATATAATATTCTATGGGACGACCGAAACATAAGccacaataaataattgataatttagttattttaggAGTTAGCATGTGTGTGGTATTGAGCcaagtttaaaatattgtctATAGTCGATTAAACTAGGTATCTAATCACCTTTTATTGGAGCAagtaaatttattaatcaGTCTCCCACTCTATGGGcacaactattttttttttcctcttttcataaaaaagtTATAGTGGCGGTGAAAACAGAAATTCTGAATTTAGAAGTCGAAGCTGATGCATTATTAGTACTCCTATGatttaataatgaatttaCTTGTTATTAAGCCTCTTCCAAGTGGGTAGCGAGCTATGTGACTGGGTGCAATGAATtggattatttaaattaaatttgaaaatgaattatGTACTAATATAGGAAGGGCGGAGgactaaaattttatgaaataaaaaaactgagTAATTAGATATAGATGTATGTGAATTGAGTGATTCATTGATTGCGTCTGAAGTTGGCTGATGATTAATCAAATGATATTTCAATTACATGGAGCCTGAGTGGAATTCATGTTTGACCTTTTACATACATTTCGATTTATAAATCTCAAACAAaagaatatttgtttaaaacttaTCTCTTctatttacaataattttaaacttatatcaaaatagttaaaaatattttttcaaccGCATAGCAGCATACATAGTTGCATTGCCTAAAGAAATCATTGtcaaatgaatttaaattttatagagTCAACTTATGTAAAGTTATCGTACTTTTGtgttacataattaattaaattgtaaattacCAAAACTTGATCTATGACAATGTATCTGAACCTGTCCATGAAGTGCTTAGCATTAGTACATTTTATCTTATAACTATTCTTCTCGCTTCACCcttaactaattaattcaGAATAAAGCCTACTTTAACGTAATTCATGTTGTATCTCATTATTATACGTGTAACGAATCGAATGTCAGCTAAGAGCATCAACAATAGCCACGGACATCCCGGCGGACAAGTCCAAAGACATCCCAGAAACACCTCCTAACACTGGGTGCACGCCTGGAAGAATACTCTTACTTACGTCAAAccagaaaaaagaaataaaatgtggTCAAACTGTGGTGAGCAAATAATAGAGAGGGGGCAGTAATAAAACTGCAAAAAAGCAAAATTGCAGAGGAAATGTATGAATGGAAATGATAGAGTTACAGAGAGTTTACAGCGGGATTAAATTAAGGCGTAAATTGCTGATACACATACAGCTATAGAGCTGCCTTTTATTACGGTCAAAGtagtaggaaaaaaaataaaaaatcaataatattgtCTCAATCTCAAGTAGACCACGGTCTCTCTCCACCCAAACACCAACCAGGCGGTCTCCATTCCATCATCCAATGAGATTGTGCCAAATGGCACAATCTCATTggttgatatatatatacttttaaattaatatctttaatataaaatattataaaattataaaaattatatcaaaattcataatttttcttcctctataaatagagaccacatttgctatagtttgcacacaaaaaaaaatatctctttCCTCCTCCTATAATCTtcttgtttgataaaatttcatatttttaagcTTACTTTGTTGCTAACTATGGATGATGATGAGAATAATATATTCTCCGATTCCCCAAATTTCTATCCTTCCCAAAACTACAACCcttcccaaaattttaatcctTCTCAAGATTATTTCCCTAGTTTTGATGATTTTCCAAATTCTGATCAATTCCAaaattcatttcaaaaccAACATTCAAGCCAAGTCATATCACCAACCAACTTGAGTGCTTCAAACACTCCACATGATTGGAGTGAGCAAGAAGACATGTCATTAATGTCTGCTTATTGTTTCGTGAGCAGGGATGCAATTGTTGGCACCAACCAAACTAATGCCCATCTATGGCAAAAGGTTCTTGATCAATATGAGGaagcaagaaaagaaaatccaGGAATGGGCCAACAAAGAAGTTTAGAGTCATTGAGACAACGCTACAAACGACTCAACACAAATGTCACAAAGTGGATTGCTGCATACAAAAAAGCACATGATCGAGCTACAAGTGGCCAATCTAAAGAGGACATTGAGAAAGCCGCTCAACAACTGTATGGTAAGAGAAAATTTACTCACCATAAGGTGTTTGAGGAGGTGATGAGATACAATCCTAAGtgggaattgaaattgaatagtACTGGTTCAACGCGTTTCCAGCCAGATGAAGATAGTCTTGAAGAAAGTCGTGGGAGCTCAAAAAGGTCGAGGACTAGTGAGGAAGGAGGACCTCAAATTGACTCCATTCCTGAGAGTCGTTCTTCAACATTGCAGCGTCCTACCGGAAGAGATCAAGCTAAGAGTAAGGCTAAAAGAAGAGGCAAAGAAGTTGCAACGTCTTCATATACAATCCCTAATGATTTCACTGCAGCACTGCGTGAAATGAGAGTTACACGTGAAAGGGAATGTGATATTCAAGAACGGAAGATCAAAGCAGCTAGTGATATTCAGGAACGGAACATCAAGGCAGCTATCCTTACTCCGCTGATGGCTAGGAGGGACTTAACTCCAGAAGAAGAAACGTTGAAACGCAATCTAATAGCAGAATTATTTGGGAATTGATCGTAGTTTATCTGTTTTCAATGTATGTTTCTTATTATGCAAATTTCAACTTCTGTTGCTTAGTGTGTAATCTTCAATTTCTGTTGCTTAGTAtgtaatctttaatttatgttgctTATGTAATTTCCAGTTTATGTGATAAGCCCTTCAATCAAAGTATGACTACATGACATTACAAGTGGGGGTGGAATCCAATGACATCCCATGTGATCACGAAAATCAAAGTGTGACTATATGACAAGTCATTTTCTATATCAAAGTATGGCTACATGACAAGGCATTTTCTATCACAAATGGTGGTGGAATCTAATGACATCCCATGTGATCacgaaaatcaaagtatgGCTACATGACAAGGCATTTTCTATCAcaagtggtggtggaatcCAATGATAACCCATGTGATCacgaaaatcaaagtatgGCTACATGACAAGGCATTTTCTATCACAAATGGTGGTGGAATCTAATGACATCCCATGTGATCacgaaaatcaaagtatgGCTACATGACAAGGCATTTTCTATCAcaagtggtggtggaatcCAATGATAACCCATGTGATCACGAAAATCAAAGTGTGACTATATGACAAGTCATTTTCTATCAAGTGGGGGTGGAATCCAATGACAACCCATGTGATCacgaaaatcaaagtatgattaCATGACAAGTCATTTTCTATCAcaagtggtggtggaatcCAAGGACAACCCATGTGATCACAAATGATAGTAGTGGAATCCTATgcttaaatattgaaaaagtggctggttgggttgggttgggtggTTGCTGATAAACATAGTCTAAGATCACCTGCAATGCCGCGCTTTGGTGTGATGTGTAGAAATAAGCCACTTATTGTTGATGTGTAGAAATAGGTTATTTTTCTAGTTATCTTCTTAAAAGGtctaataaaaagaaaagggttATCCAgttatacataaaaaaaatataatcactACCAAGTCGAATTGAGACAAGAATCAGAGTATTCAACACACCCTCGTACGTGTGTCCTAAAATAGACATCAAACTTCCACATATGAGACAAAAATGATCCATCAGCGATTGTTGTACTACCATGTACGTAGAAATAAGTCACTCACCCCCTTAAAATGTCTCATAAAGGGGGAGAGTCTtctaagaatgtgtagaaaagaCAAAAACACTACCAAGTCGATGTAAGATaagaattgatatattta is a window from the Salvia hispanica cultivar TCC Black 2014 chromosome 1, UniMelb_Shisp_WGS_1.0, whole genome shotgun sequence genome containing:
- the LOC125209398 gene encoding NAC domain-containing protein 83-like, which produces METLKLQIGFRFHPTDEELLLHYLKRKVLSLPLLANVIPELEAFQFNPSDLPGDLKEKRYFFCKRKRNLVNKCGYWKSSGKDKQVVASGSNNVIGIKKSFVFYQDRKMKTKWIMQEFSLVGFLKTPFLNQRLLMQVGDWVVCRLYQRKRKARSHGATAYNSKGASVAQTPSFLPMSLSCSSGITDVSSSDLDQEASSRFL
- the LOC125219602 gene encoding uncharacterized protein LOC125219602 — translated: MSQSGLLHTKKHMIELQVANLKRTLRKPLNNCMPDEDSLEESRGSSKRSRTSEEGGPQIDSIPESRSSTLQRPTGRDQAKSKAKRRGKEVATSSYTIPNDFTAALREMRVTRERECDIQERKIKAASDIQERNIKAAILTPLMARRDLTPEEETLKRNLIAELFGN